In Apium graveolens cultivar Ventura chromosome 10, ASM990537v1, whole genome shotgun sequence, the following are encoded in one genomic region:
- the LOC141689260 gene encoding transcription factor bHLH62-like isoform X2, with amino-acid sequence MENVYFFPPPQHQFQTSPTQLQMANSSHISDFQKTTEPYSLFGSSLSSMVSSPITNNSATDTYAARDLTGKLGTICNSTNTSSSYNTPIESPSNLQVPTMNYFVKANLPNSLYMSPVLPAFPTDPEFTERAAKFSCFGSKSFNGRTSQIGLNNTEFQYRSSGLSLGNSKLPRVSSSPSLQVLGSHMGIQEDKNASQLLMDMRLNNVNASDLDKNISNLSWSCANSKEQSSVSVQNTSGENVSSTLMGSNSTKRKGFPKGRGEEAASTQCTNFAKEAGGDDDNNVNRSKMKNCIANKNDVAKPEEVKGDFSDEQTNNNEKPVEPLKDYIHVRARRGQATDSHSLAERVRREKISKRMKTLEDLVPGCNKVTGKAPMLDEIINYVQSLQRQVEFLSMKLAAVNPRLDINMGSLLSKSAVQQNGAILRQSYPVHSSSLRYYGHHHQSQQIHQFPSLSEDDLQSIVQMDFASNQTPDMKLEL; translated from the exons ATGGAAAATGTTTATTTTTTTCCACCACCACAACACCAGTTCCAAACTTCACCAACACAACTGCAAATGGCCAACAGCTCTCACATTTCAGATTTTCAGAAAACAACTGAACCTTATTCTCTATTTGGGTCATCTTTGAGCTCTATGGTATCTTCCCCTATAACCAACAACTCTGCCACTGACACTTATGCAGCCAGAGATTTGACTGGAAAATTAGGCACCATTTGCAACTCTACCAACACTTCATCATCATACAACACACCTATAGAATCTCCATCAAATTTACAAGTGCCAACTATGAATTATTTTGTGAAAGCAAATTTACCAAATTCACTGTACATGAGCCCTGTTTTGCCTGCATTTCCCACTGATCCCGAATTCACTGAGAGAGCTGCTAAATTTTCTTGCTTTGGAAGCAAGAGTTTTAATGGCAGAACAAGTCAAATTGGACTAAACAATACTGAATTTCAGTATAGATCCAGTGGATTATCATTGGGAAATTCAAAACTACCTAGAGTTTCTAGTAGCCCATCTTTACAAGTACTTGGATCTCACATGGGTATCCAAGAAGACAAGAATGCAAGTCAACTCCTGATGGACATGAGGCTTAACAATGTCAACGCTTCAGATTTAGATAAAAATATCAGCAATTTATCATGGTCTTGTGCCAATTCTAAAGAACAGTCCTCTGTTTCTGTACAAAACACTAGTGGCGAAAATGTGTCAAGTACTCTGATGGGATCAAATTCAACAAAAAGAAAAGGATTTCCAAAAGGAAGAGGCGAGGAAGCTGCATCAACACAATGTACTAATTTTGCAAAG GAAGCAGGAGGCGATGATGACAATAATGTAAATAGATCAAAGATGAAAAACTGCATTGCAAATAAGAATGATGTTGCTAAGCCAGAAGAGGTCAAAGGAGATTTTTCAGATGAACAAACGAATAACAACGAGAAGCCTGTTGAGCCACTGAAGGACTACATTCATGTTAGGGCACGAAGGGGTCAAGCCACTGATAGCCATAGTTTAGCCGAAAGA GTTAGAAGAGAAAAGATTAGTAAAAGAATGAAGACACTTGAAGATCTTGTACCAGGTTGTAATAAG GTGACTGGAAAAGCACCCATGCTTGATGAAATCATAAATTATGTACAATCACTGCAGCGTCAGGTTGAG TTTCTCTCTATGAAATTAGCTGCGGTTAATCCAAGACTAGATATTAACATGGGAAGTCTTCTTTCCAAGAGT GCTGTCCAACAAAATGGTGCTATCCTACGTCAAAGTTACCCAGTACATTCTTCGTCGTTAAGGTACTATGGCCACCACCACCAGAGCCAACAAATTCATCAG TTTCCTTCACTGTCTGAAGATGATCTGCAAAGCATTGTTCAGATGGATTTTG CCTCAAACCAGACACCCGACATGAAACTTGAGCTTTGA
- the LOC141689260 gene encoding transcription factor bHLH62-like isoform X1 yields the protein MENVYFFPPPQHQFQTSPTQLQMANSSHISDFQKTTEPYSLFGSSLSSMVSSPITNNSATDTYAARDLTGKLGTICNSTNTSSSYNTPIESPSNLQVPTMNYFVKANLPNSLYMSPVLPAFPTDPEFTERAAKFSCFGSKSFNGRTSQIGLNNTEFQYRSSGLSLGNSKLPRVSSSPSLQVLGSHMGIQEDKNASQLLMDMRLNNVNASDLDKNISNLSWSCANSKEQSSVSVQNTSGENVSSTLMGSNSTKRKGFPKGRGEEAASTQCTNFAKEAGGDDDNNVNRSKMKNCIANKNDVAKPEEVKGDFSDEQTNNNEKPVEPLKDYIHVRARRGQATDSHSLAERVRREKISKRMKTLEDLVPGCNKVTGKAPMLDEIINYVQSLQRQVEFLSMKLAAVNPRLDINMGSLLSKSAVQQNGAILRQSYPVHSSSLRYYGHHHQSQQIHQVRKTVESIDTAFRRNLGMHIDRHGESLSRFPSLSEDDLQSIVQMDFASNQTPDMKLEL from the exons ATGGAAAATGTTTATTTTTTTCCACCACCACAACACCAGTTCCAAACTTCACCAACACAACTGCAAATGGCCAACAGCTCTCACATTTCAGATTTTCAGAAAACAACTGAACCTTATTCTCTATTTGGGTCATCTTTGAGCTCTATGGTATCTTCCCCTATAACCAACAACTCTGCCACTGACACTTATGCAGCCAGAGATTTGACTGGAAAATTAGGCACCATTTGCAACTCTACCAACACTTCATCATCATACAACACACCTATAGAATCTCCATCAAATTTACAAGTGCCAACTATGAATTATTTTGTGAAAGCAAATTTACCAAATTCACTGTACATGAGCCCTGTTTTGCCTGCATTTCCCACTGATCCCGAATTCACTGAGAGAGCTGCTAAATTTTCTTGCTTTGGAAGCAAGAGTTTTAATGGCAGAACAAGTCAAATTGGACTAAACAATACTGAATTTCAGTATAGATCCAGTGGATTATCATTGGGAAATTCAAAACTACCTAGAGTTTCTAGTAGCCCATCTTTACAAGTACTTGGATCTCACATGGGTATCCAAGAAGACAAGAATGCAAGTCAACTCCTGATGGACATGAGGCTTAACAATGTCAACGCTTCAGATTTAGATAAAAATATCAGCAATTTATCATGGTCTTGTGCCAATTCTAAAGAACAGTCCTCTGTTTCTGTACAAAACACTAGTGGCGAAAATGTGTCAAGTACTCTGATGGGATCAAATTCAACAAAAAGAAAAGGATTTCCAAAAGGAAGAGGCGAGGAAGCTGCATCAACACAATGTACTAATTTTGCAAAG GAAGCAGGAGGCGATGATGACAATAATGTAAATAGATCAAAGATGAAAAACTGCATTGCAAATAAGAATGATGTTGCTAAGCCAGAAGAGGTCAAAGGAGATTTTTCAGATGAACAAACGAATAACAACGAGAAGCCTGTTGAGCCACTGAAGGACTACATTCATGTTAGGGCACGAAGGGGTCAAGCCACTGATAGCCATAGTTTAGCCGAAAGA GTTAGAAGAGAAAAGATTAGTAAAAGAATGAAGACACTTGAAGATCTTGTACCAGGTTGTAATAAG GTGACTGGAAAAGCACCCATGCTTGATGAAATCATAAATTATGTACAATCACTGCAGCGTCAGGTTGAG TTTCTCTCTATGAAATTAGCTGCGGTTAATCCAAGACTAGATATTAACATGGGAAGTCTTCTTTCCAAGAGT GCTGTCCAACAAAATGGTGCTATCCTACGTCAAAGTTACCCAGTACATTCTTCGTCGTTAAGGTACTATGGCCACCACCACCAGAGCCAACAAATTCATCAGGTACGTAAAACAGTGGAGTCAATAGATACTGCATTTCGCAGAAACCTTGGAATGCATATAGATAGACATGGAGAAAGCCTTTCTCGG TTTCCTTCACTGTCTGAAGATGATCTGCAAAGCATTGTTCAGATGGATTTTG CCTCAAACCAGACACCCGACATGAAACTTGAGCTTTGA